A window of Nerophis ophidion isolate RoL-2023_Sa linkage group LG17, RoL_Noph_v1.0, whole genome shotgun sequence contains these coding sequences:
- the arg1 gene encoding arginase-1 yields the protein MQRARTTTLRQLVRLLHHHHHHRGARSAGIIGAPFAKGQPRVGVDRGPDVIRAAGLVHKLQAQGCVVKDYGNVDFEDVVLDEMVGRVKCVRAVGSANQRLSKAVQAVKRDGHTSVMLGGDHSLAIGSIHGHAAAVGELSVVWVDAHADINTPLTTPTGNMHGQPVSHLLHELRSKIPALPNFSWLKSCVHAKDLVYIGLRDLDPEEHYILKMLGVKVFSMTQVDRLGVARVMEETCDFLSDRVKKPIHLSYDVDAIDPSVTPATGTPVVGGLTYREGIYIAEHLSQTGLLSGVDMVEVNPLRGRTDQEVQSTTGTAVDLLLACFGRLREGNHPPDYHLPTPSS from the exons ATGCAGCGCGCGCGGACGACCACGCTGCGGCAGCTCGTGCgccttcttcatcatcatcatcatcatcggggCGCGCGCTCGGCGGGAATCATCGGCGCGCCTTTCGCCAAGGGACAG cCGCGGGTCGGCGTGGACAGAGGACCGGACGTGATCCGCGCCGCGGGACTGGTGCACAAGCTGCAGGCGCAAG gctgcGTGGTGAAGGATTACGGCAACGTGGACTTTGAGGACGTGGTCTTGGACGAGATGGTGGGCCGGGTGAAATGCGTGCGAGCGGTGGGCAGCGCCAACCAGAGGCTGTCGAAGGCGGTGCAGGCGGTGAAGAGAGACGGGCACACGTCTGTGATGCTGGGGGGGGACCACAG CCTGGCCATCGGCTCCATCCACGGTCACGCGGCGGCGGTCGGCGAGCTGAGCGTGGTTTGGGTGGACGCCCACGCGGACATCAACACGCCGCTGACCACGCCCACTGGCAACATGCACGGTCAGCCCGTGTCCCACCTGCTGCACGAGCTGCGCTCAAAG ATTCCCGCCCTGCCAAACTTCTCCTGGCTGAAGTCGTGCGTGCACGCCAAAGACCTGGTCTACATCGGCCTGAGAGACCTGGACCCTGAGGAGCA CTACATCCTGAAGATGCTGGGAGTCAAGGTGTTCTCCATGACCCAAGTAGACCGACTGGGCGTGGCCAGAGTGATGGAGGAGACATGTGACTTCCTGTCTGACAG GGTGAAGAAACCGATCCACTTGAGCTACGACGTGGACGCCATTGACCCGTCAGTTACCCCGGCGACGGGCACCCCCGTGGTGGGCGGGCTCACGTACAGGGAGGGAATCTACATCGCTGAACACCTGAGCCAGACAG GTCTGCTGTCGGGCGTGGACATGGTGGAGGTCAATCCTCTGAGGGGACGCACAGACCAGGAGGTCCAGTCAACGACCGGGACCGCGGTGGACCTTCTACTGGCTTGTTTCGGCCGTCTGCGGGAAGGGAACCACCCTCCGGACTACCACCTACCCACGCCAAGCAGCTAA